A stretch of the uncultured Desulfobacter sp. genome encodes the following:
- the efp gene encoding elongation factor P, producing MYLASDLRKGLKLEIDGDPHVIVGFEFKKPGKGQSLYKCKLKNMITGAQFERTYRSGDKFEKADLEETDMEYLYSDRDGWWFMNSTTYDQIMLTKEQIGENVDLLKENTVCTVLLHNQNPIGVTLPNFVILRVTSTEPWAKGDTATGDTKPATVETGFEVQVPPFVNEDQLIKIDTRTREYSERASE from the coding sequence ATGTATTTAGCCAGTGATTTGAGAAAAGGGCTTAAACTGGAGATTGACGGTGATCCCCATGTGATTGTCGGTTTTGAGTTTAAAAAACCGGGCAAGGGACAGTCCCTGTATAAATGCAAACTTAAGAACATGATCACAGGTGCCCAGTTTGAACGAACCTACCGTTCCGGTGACAAATTTGAAAAGGCGGACCTGGAAGAAACGGATATGGAGTACCTCTATTCAGACCGGGACGGCTGGTGGTTCATGAATTCCACCACCTACGATCAGATCATGTTGACCAAAGAACAGATCGGAGAAAACGTGGATCTGTTAAAGGAGAACACCGTTTGTACTGTGCTCCTGCATAATCAGAACCCCATTGGTGTTACACTTCCCAACTTTGTAATCCTGCGGGTCACTTCCACAGAGCCCTGGGCCAAAGGTGATACCGCCACTGGCGATACTAAACCGGCCACGGTTGAAACCGGGTTTGAAGTTCAGGTGCCGCCATTTGTAAATGAAGACCAGTTGATCAAGATTGATACCCGGACCCGGGAATACAGTGAGCGTGCCAGCGAATAG
- the nuoB gene encoding NADH-quinone oxidoreductase subunit NuoB: protein MLSVLKNRFEQGCRTNRYPKEQVKVFPRYRGRPIIQNNISAATLEACAASCPQDAIDVPNQKIDMGRCVFCGTCENTSNGQIKFTNDYEIATSERADLITSGNLPALAEHSKQHFKKLFGRSLQLRQVSAAGCNACEADLNVLATPFFDLARFGINFVASPRHADGIVVTGPISRNMKTALLQTYEATPAPKVVIAVGSCTISGGPFTGSPEITEGLDKILPVDLFIPGCPPHPMTNLHALLSFFK from the coding sequence ATGCTCAGTGTACTGAAAAACAGATTTGAACAAGGCTGCCGGACCAACCGGTATCCCAAAGAACAGGTCAAGGTATTTCCCCGCTACCGAGGCAGACCCATTATCCAGAATAATATTTCTGCAGCCACCCTTGAAGCCTGTGCCGCATCCTGCCCTCAGGATGCCATAGATGTACCGAATCAGAAAATCGACATGGGGCGATGCGTATTCTGCGGGACCTGCGAAAATACTTCCAACGGACAGATTAAGTTCACCAATGATTATGAAATTGCCACGTCCGAACGCGCAGATCTAATCACATCAGGTAATCTGCCCGCCTTGGCCGAGCACAGCAAACAACATTTCAAAAAACTGTTCGGACGTTCCCTGCAACTGCGCCAGGTATCGGCAGCCGGCTGTAACGCCTGTGAAGCTGACTTAAACGTACTGGCAACGCCTTTTTTTGACCTGGCCAGATTCGGCATCAACTTTGTTGCCTCTCCCCGCCATGCCGATGGTATTGTGGTGACAGGCCCCATATCCAGGAACATGAAAACAGCCCTGCTCCAGACCTATGAGGCGACACCTGCTCCGAAAGTCGTCATTGCTGTTGGCTCATGCACCATCAGCGGCGGCCCGTTCACCGGAAGCCCTGAAATTACCGAGGGCCTGGATAAGATTCTACCGGTGGATCTGTTTATCCCTGGATGCCCGCCCCATCCTATGACGAACCTTCACGCGCTGCTCTCATTTTTCAAATAA